One segment of Shewanella piezotolerans WP3 DNA contains the following:
- a CDS encoding type 4a pilus biogenesis protein PilO, giving the protein MNLDLSQFNDIDFENIGAWPKLVKVVFATLLAICVFVGSYFLFVSDALDALNAEQQKEQQLKSDFKSKYQLAANLKLYREQLAVMEVQFAELLKMLPSQNEMPGLLDDITFVATDAGLRINSLDWDSEIVREFYIEFPINIAVSGDYHQLGHLVSGVAKLPRIVSLHDFVIKRDDSGGLAMDILAKTYRFKEGAELPAEKGASK; this is encoded by the coding sequence ATGAATCTCGATCTGAGTCAATTTAACGATATCGATTTTGAAAACATAGGTGCTTGGCCAAAATTGGTTAAAGTGGTGTTTGCAACATTGCTTGCCATTTGTGTGTTTGTTGGCAGTTATTTTTTGTTTGTCTCTGATGCACTTGATGCACTCAATGCTGAGCAGCAAAAAGAGCAACAGTTAAAGAGTGACTTCAAGTCAAAGTACCAACTGGCCGCTAACCTTAAATTATATCGCGAACAGCTGGCGGTAATGGAAGTACAGTTTGCTGAACTATTAAAGATGCTACCTTCTCAAAATGAGATGCCAGGCTTACTCGATGACATCACATTTGTGGCTACTGATGCAGGTCTTAGAATCAATAGCCTAGATTGGGACTCTGAAATAGTCAGAGAGTTTTATATCGAATTTCCGATAAATATTGCTGTAAGTGGTGATTATCACCAACTTGGACACCTTGTTAGTGGGGTAGCAAAGTTACCTCGAATTGTAAGCCTGCATGATTTCGTGATTAAGCGAGACGACAGCGGCGGGCTCGCTATGGATATTCTCGCCAAGACTTATCGTTTTAAAGAGGGCGCGGAGCTGCCTGCAGAGAAGGGTGCATCAAAATGA
- a CDS encoding pilus assembly protein PilP: MRSYTAIVLAIMLTGCVGDRSDLELFVTTTKAQHVAHIKPLKATPKFEHFDYQADLMRSPYMPPSRELTEEVIDTTKDCLQPDLKRRKGRLETYALDNLKMRGTLSEADTIWALLETSDGSVYRLGTGQYVGLYHGKIAKVTPQTIEIIELIPDGSGCWTERSSSMELTGE, encoded by the coding sequence ATGAGATCTTATACTGCGATTGTGCTCGCTATCATGCTCACAGGTTGTGTCGGAGATCGTAGTGATTTAGAGCTATTTGTCACCACAACTAAAGCGCAACATGTAGCGCATATCAAGCCACTTAAGGCAACGCCCAAATTTGAACATTTTGATTATCAAGCAGACCTGATGCGTAGCCCATATATGCCGCCGTCAAGAGAGTTGACTGAAGAGGTTATCGATACCACTAAGGATTGTTTACAGCCAGATTTAAAACGTCGAAAAGGCCGCTTAGAAACCTATGCACTAGATAACTTGAAGATGCGTGGAACACTAAGTGAAGCTGATACTATTTGGGCCCTACTTGAGACGAGTGACGGCAGTGTTTACCGCCTCGGAACTGGTCAATATGTGGGGCTTTACCATGGAAAAATAGCCAAAGTAACGCCGCAAACGATCGAAATTATAGAGTTGATCCCAGATGGTTCTGGTTGCTGGACAGAACGCTCTAGCAGCATGGAACTTACAGGAGAATGA
- a CDS encoding type IV pilus secretin PilQ, producing the protein MKVIFSLALLLGMAPLANAANKLIDVKYHAVVDHQLELQLVFEQPIEEPEIDLNADPAQIILGFADSISGLEKQTLPIDTVDVETVSTVQNGANLQVFVGLQDVKAYQGRVVGNTYRLTINDEVINRHAGGNNPFVNGIESIDFKRTANGGGQLLVKLDNSTVAANVEQVGSKLELKLYNTDIRSDLLYVMDVHDFATPVNSFETFKENLTSRFLIDIEGSYEYDYQQDGRVFILSMEKAARLDIAKEEKTYDGRSLSLNFQNMAVRTVLQIIADYNNFNLVVSDTVEGDITLRLDDVPWDQALDLILQTKGLDKRIEGNILMIAPSEEIAIRESQELKNRQEVKELAPLYSEYLQINYAKAADIAILLKGEDSSLLSSRGSVAVDERTNTLLVKDTEETLESIYRLIEVLDIPIKQVLIEARMVTVKDDVAEDLGVRWGVTDQQGTKGTSGSLEGANDIAAGILPSLNDRLNVNLPAAPVNATSIAFSVAKLADGTVLDLELSALEQENKGEIIASPRIMTSNQKAAYIEQGVEIPYVEASSSGATTVTFKKAVLSLRVTPQITPDNRVILDLEITQDSQGKVVATPTGEAVSIDTQRIGTQVLVDHGETIVLGGIYQQQLISRVSKVPLLGDIPYLGFMFRSTSDKNERQELLIFVTPKIVSEAL; encoded by the coding sequence ATGAAGGTTATTTTTAGCCTTGCGCTCCTATTAGGGATGGCTCCGCTTGCTAATGCTGCCAATAAGCTTATCGATGTTAAATATCATGCAGTAGTTGATCACCAGCTAGAGCTACAGTTGGTGTTTGAACAGCCAATTGAAGAACCTGAAATAGACTTAAATGCCGACCCAGCACAGATCATTTTGGGGTTTGCAGATAGTATTTCAGGGTTAGAGAAACAAACATTGCCGATTGATACAGTCGATGTTGAAACTGTGAGTACAGTGCAAAACGGCGCCAATCTTCAAGTCTTTGTTGGTCTACAAGACGTTAAGGCCTATCAAGGCCGGGTTGTTGGTAATACTTATCGACTGACGATTAATGACGAAGTCATTAATCGTCATGCTGGTGGTAATAATCCGTTTGTAAATGGGATCGAAAGTATTGACTTTAAACGCACTGCTAATGGTGGTGGCCAGTTGTTAGTTAAATTAGACAATAGCACTGTAGCTGCAAATGTAGAGCAGGTTGGCTCTAAACTAGAGCTTAAATTGTATAATACCGATATACGTTCTGATCTACTGTACGTCATGGATGTACATGACTTTGCCACCCCAGTTAATAGCTTTGAAACGTTTAAAGAAAATCTTACCAGCCGTTTTCTTATCGATATTGAAGGTAGTTATGAATATGACTATCAACAAGATGGTCGCGTTTTTATCTTGAGCATGGAAAAGGCAGCGCGTCTTGATATTGCCAAAGAAGAGAAAACCTATGATGGCCGCTCACTGTCACTAAACTTTCAAAATATGGCGGTTAGAACGGTATTGCAGATCATTGCGGACTACAACAATTTCAACTTGGTTGTAAGTGATACAGTAGAAGGCGACATTACCTTAAGGCTCGACGATGTGCCTTGGGATCAAGCACTTGACCTGATATTACAAACTAAAGGATTGGACAAGCGTATCGAAGGTAATATCTTGATGATTGCTCCAAGTGAAGAAATTGCCATAAGAGAGAGCCAAGAGCTTAAAAATCGCCAGGAAGTGAAAGAGCTTGCACCGCTTTACTCAGAGTATTTGCAGATTAATTATGCGAAAGCGGCCGATATTGCCATTCTGCTAAAGGGTGAGGATTCTAGTTTATTATCGAGTCGCGGTAGCGTAGCTGTCGACGAGCGCACCAATACTTTATTGGTCAAAGATACTGAAGAAACACTTGAGAGTATCTATCGTTTAATCGAAGTGCTAGACATTCCGATTAAGCAGGTACTCATTGAAGCACGTATGGTCACAGTGAAAGACGACGTAGCGGAAGATCTCGGTGTACGTTGGGGGGTTACAGACCAGCAAGGAACGAAAGGTACGTCAGGGAGCTTAGAGGGAGCTAATGATATTGCTGCTGGTATTTTGCCTAGTCTTAACGATAGGCTAAACGTTAACTTACCGGCAGCGCCTGTCAATGCAACGAGTATTGCTTTTTCTGTTGCCAAGCTTGCGGATGGCACTGTGCTTGATCTTGAATTAAGTGCGCTTGAGCAAGAAAACAAAGGTGAGATTATTGCTAGCCCGCGTATTATGACGTCAAATCAGAAAGCGGCTTATATTGAACAGGGGGTCGAGATCCCTTATGTCGAAGCCAGCTCAAGCGGCGCTACGACTGTAACATTTAAGAAAGCGGTATTATCACTACGGGTGACCCCACAAATAACGCCAGATAACCGGGTCATTCTTGATTTAGAAATCACTCAAGATTCTCAAGGTAAAGTAGTTGCCACACCAACGGGGGAGGCAGTCTCTATTGATACCCAACGTATTGGTACTCAAGTGCTGGTGGATCATGGTGAAACCATCGTATTGGGTGGTATTTACCAACAGCAATTAATTAGCCGTGTAAGTAAAGTTCCGCTTTTAGGTGATATTCCCTACCTTGGATTTATGTTTAGAAGTACATCAGATAAGAATGAGCGACAAGAGCTGCTTATCTTTGTCACTCCTAAAATTGTTTCCGAAGCGCTTTAA
- the aroK gene encoding shikimate kinase AroK encodes MAEKRNIFLVGPMGAGKSTIGRHLAQMLHLEFHDSDQEIESRTGADIAWVFDVEGEEGFRVRETQVVADLTEKQGIVLATGGGSIQSKEIRNNLSARGIVVYLETTIDKQVARTQRDKRRPLLQVDDPREVLENLAEVRNPLYEEIADVIVKTDEQSAKVVANQIIEQLGF; translated from the coding sequence ATGGCCGAAAAACGTAATATTTTCCTAGTAGGCCCTATGGGGGCTGGTAAAAGCACTATAGGCCGTCATCTGGCACAGATGCTGCACTTAGAGTTCCACGATTCAGATCAAGAAATTGAAAGCCGTACAGGCGCTGACATTGCGTGGGTTTTTGATGTCGAAGGCGAAGAGGGTTTCCGCGTTCGCGAGACACAAGTTGTTGCTGATTTAACCGAAAAGCAAGGTATCGTGTTAGCAACGGGTGGTGGTTCAATTCAGAGCAAAGAGATCCGTAATAACCTTTCTGCTCGTGGGATTGTTGTCTACCTAGAAACGACAATCGACAAGCAAGTAGCGCGTACGCAAAGAGATAAGCGACGTCCACTACTTCAAGTAGATGATCCAAGAGAAGTGCTAGAAAACCTAGCAGAGGTTCGTAACCCTCTTTATGAAGAGATCGCTGATGTTATCGTTAAAACCGATGAGCAAAGCGCAAAAGTTGTTGCAAACCAAATAATTGAGCAATTAGGTTTTTAA
- the aroB gene encoding 3-dehydroquinate synthase, producing the protein MTKQVLVELGERSYPIVIGQKLLSNGEPLARYLKNKNILIVTNETIAPLYLEKVQAMLSDFSCVTPVILPDGEQYKTLSQMDSIFTSLLQQNLGRDTVLIALGGGVIGDMTGFAAASYQRGIDFIQIPTTLLSQVDSSVGGKTAVNHPLGKNMIGAFYQPKYVLIDTDCLSTLPKREFAAGMAEVIKYGIMWDAEFFSWLEDNVEALKALDTHALEYAIGRCCEIKADVVEKDETEQAVRALLNLGHTFGHAIEAEMGYGVWLHGEAVSAGTVLAAITSNKLGLVEESIVCRITALFAAFDLPTSAPETMNFEQFIKHMRRDKKVLKGQLRLVLPEGLGRAGIYSNVTDEQLQEVIDCA; encoded by the coding sequence ATGACTAAACAAGTTCTGGTTGAACTCGGTGAACGTAGTTACCCAATCGTAATTGGCCAGAAATTGTTAAGTAATGGCGAGCCTCTGGCTCGCTATCTTAAAAATAAAAATATTCTCATTGTCACTAATGAAACGATAGCGCCACTGTATCTTGAAAAAGTACAAGCCATGCTGTCCGATTTCAGCTGTGTGACCCCCGTGATTTTACCTGATGGCGAGCAATACAAAACGCTAAGCCAGATGGATTCAATTTTCACCTCTTTGCTGCAACAAAATTTGGGCCGTGACACGGTACTGATTGCGTTGGGCGGCGGTGTTATTGGTGACATGACCGGCTTTGCCGCGGCAAGCTACCAACGCGGTATCGACTTTATTCAAATCCCAACCACTCTACTTTCACAAGTTGACTCTTCCGTTGGTGGCAAAACCGCGGTCAACCACCCTCTTGGTAAGAATATGATCGGTGCGTTTTATCAGCCGAAATATGTTCTGATAGATACTGATTGTTTGAGCACTTTGCCTAAAAGAGAGTTTGCTGCTGGTATGGCAGAAGTGATCAAATACGGCATAATGTGGGATGCAGAGTTTTTCAGCTGGCTGGAAGACAATGTTGAAGCATTGAAGGCGCTTGATACTCATGCACTTGAATATGCTATTGGTCGTTGTTGTGAAATTAAAGCCGATGTTGTCGAAAAGGATGAAACAGAACAAGCGGTCAGAGCACTGCTCAACCTGGGGCATACTTTTGGACATGCCATTGAGGCTGAAATGGGTTATGGCGTGTGGTTGCATGGCGAAGCTGTTTCTGCTGGCACAGTCCTTGCTGCAATTACCTCAAACAAACTTGGGCTAGTTGAAGAGTCAATTGTTTGTCGTATTACAGCGTTGTTCGCTGCATTCGACCTACCAACTTCAGCACCCGAAACAATGAATTTTGAACAGTTCATTAAACATATGCGCCGCGATAAAAAAGTGCTTAAAGGGCAGTTACGTTTAGTATTACCCGAAGGTTTAGGCCGGGCGGGGATCTACAGCAATGTGACTGATGAGCAACTTCAAGAGGTTATCGACTGCGCATAA
- a CDS encoding AAA family ATPase yields MSLTSSTLLPSQEALLNRLQHISLYGQQLIVLTGEEGAGKTTLVTALLTELEEFSSALVICPKYCDSAEIRRKILVQLLADPVFDDELPLPETMLRASSALPSASCIVLDDAHYIPLEIWAECIVLSQMSFAGKTVNITMTAPIEFLNDVLQQLPVDQRQLLLPLDIEPIDSVEREGLYYTLLSRSDAQPFTPRDIVKNRLEMQSGTPKEVVELLELALNGEAENSTAASKFKQPLIAALGLALVVIFLIWLFVGAEQEVEQSTKVVFAGAPVLTSPFLADYGKRLLADHFMAIENPRLSEGKVENDKAFVSELETQLTDKPRDSKVLAVDEPIVDSEDVIAEMVEPAANQTIETFSIKEIETPTPPNQPKDITASIKVQQKPTQGYTLQLASVKRLDSLARTLEKIALQDGVKVARYKSRWVVLLGEFATVNQAREQSLKLTANGSISAPWIRKWQDLTEYELQDSVPTREIN; encoded by the coding sequence ATGTCTTTAACAAGTTCAACATTGCTGCCTAGCCAAGAAGCACTTTTAAACCGCTTACAGCATATTAGTCTTTATGGTCAGCAGCTCATCGTATTAACGGGTGAAGAAGGGGCTGGTAAAACCACGCTTGTTACGGCGTTATTAACTGAGTTAGAAGAATTTAGTTCCGCCCTCGTTATTTGCCCAAAATATTGCGACAGTGCTGAAATTCGCCGAAAGATACTGGTGCAATTGTTAGCTGATCCAGTATTTGACGATGAGTTACCCCTGCCTGAAACAATGCTGAGGGCGAGCTCTGCATTACCATCTGCTAGTTGTATCGTATTGGATGATGCGCACTATATACCGTTGGAGATCTGGGCTGAATGTATTGTGTTGAGTCAGATGTCTTTTGCTGGCAAGACCGTCAATATAACGATGACTGCTCCAATTGAGTTCCTCAATGATGTGTTACAACAACTTCCTGTGGATCAAAGGCAACTGTTACTGCCTTTAGATATTGAGCCAATCGATAGTGTTGAAAGAGAGGGCCTCTACTATACGTTATTGAGCCGCAGCGATGCCCAGCCATTTACCCCTAGGGATATCGTTAAAAATAGATTAGAGATGCAAAGTGGTACCCCGAAAGAAGTTGTTGAACTGCTTGAACTTGCGTTAAACGGAGAGGCTGAAAACTCGACGGCTGCATCTAAATTCAAACAACCACTGATTGCGGCTCTAGGTCTTGCGTTGGTGGTCATTTTTCTTATTTGGCTTTTTGTTGGGGCTGAGCAGGAGGTTGAGCAGTCAACAAAGGTCGTGTTTGCAGGTGCCCCGGTTTTGACTTCGCCTTTCTTGGCCGATTATGGCAAGCGATTGTTAGCTGACCATTTTATGGCGATAGAAAACCCTCGTCTGAGTGAAGGTAAAGTCGAGAATGATAAAGCTTTCGTCAGCGAGCTAGAAACTCAACTGACCGACAAACCTCGAGATTCAAAAGTGCTCGCCGTCGATGAGCCAATCGTTGATTCGGAAGATGTTATCGCGGAGATGGTTGAGCCTGCGGCAAATCAAACGATTGAGACTTTCTCAATCAAAGAAATTGAAACGCCAACACCACCGAACCAGCCTAAAGATATTACTGCTAGCATTAAAGTGCAGCAAAAGCCCACTCAAGGTTATACCTTACAGCTTGCGAGTGTTAAGCGTTTAGACTCTTTAGCGAGAACGTTAGAGAAAATAGCGCTACAGGATGGGGTTAAGGTCGCAAGATATAAGAGCCGTTGGGTTGTATTGTTAGGTGAATTTGCCACAGTCAATCAAGCGAGAGAACAATCGTTGAAATTAACAGCGAATGGCAGCATTTCAGCCCCTTGGATTCGAAAGTGGCAAGATCTTACTGAATATGAGTTACAAGATAGTGTTCCAACTCGTGAAATTAATTAA
- a CDS encoding Dam family site-specific DNA-(adenine-N6)-methyltransferase encodes MIKKQRAFLKWAGGKFKLIEALKEHLPQGDRLVEPFVGAGSVFLNTDFDRYLLCDINQDLINLYKIVQSEPEKYIKAAKALFVPEMNQKDAYYKVRSSFNETKDPFKRSVYFLYMNRHGFNGLCRYNRKGGFNVPFGSYKKPYFPENEIRAFSEKAQRAEFRCIGYEEAIDMTKEGDVVYCDPPYAPLSSTASFTTYVGAGFSLDDQALLARKSRHTAIERGIPVLISNHDIPLTRELYHGATFGSIQVQRNISQKGSGRKKVDELMALYDDSYHSEND; translated from the coding sequence ATGATTAAAAAACAAAGGGCCTTCTTAAAGTGGGCTGGCGGAAAATTTAAACTGATTGAAGCTCTGAAAGAGCACCTTCCTCAAGGCGATAGACTCGTTGAACCATTCGTGGGCGCAGGTTCTGTTTTTCTTAATACTGACTTTGATCGTTATCTGTTGTGCGATATAAATCAAGACCTTATTAACCTGTATAAGATAGTGCAGTCAGAGCCTGAGAAGTACATCAAAGCCGCTAAAGCACTGTTCGTCCCTGAGATGAATCAAAAAGACGCTTACTATAAAGTTCGTAGCAGCTTTAATGAGACTAAAGATCCCTTTAAGCGCTCGGTGTATTTCCTCTATATGAACCGTCATGGTTTTAATGGTTTGTGCCGTTATAACCGTAAAGGTGGCTTTAACGTACCTTTTGGCTCCTATAAAAAACCCTATTTTCCTGAAAATGAAATCCGTGCATTTTCGGAAAAGGCGCAGCGCGCCGAATTTCGTTGTATTGGTTACGAAGAGGCAATCGATATGACCAAAGAGGGTGATGTGGTTTATTGTGATCCGCCTTACGCGCCATTGTCATCAACTGCGAGTTTTACCACTTATGTAGGTGCTGGTTTCTCGTTGGATGACCAGGCTCTATTGGCAAGAAAATCACGTCATACAGCGATTGAGCGTGGTATTCCTGTATTGATCAGCAATCATGATATCCCTCTAACTAGAGAGTTGTACCATGGTGCAACATTTGGTTCGATTCAAGTGCAGCGCAATATTAGCCAAAAAGGCAGTGGCCGCAAGAAAGTAGATGAATTGATGGCGCTGTACGATGATTCATATCATAGCGAAAATGATTGA
- a CDS encoding DUF2970 domain-containing protein, with amino-acid sequence MLYRWWQVLLSTLAAFIGVQTEQNRLRDFQTSSPLPYIVMGILLAVLFVLGLIFIVNQVLA; translated from the coding sequence ATGCTATATCGATGGTGGCAAGTACTCTTAAGTACCTTAGCTGCCTTTATTGGTGTGCAAACAGAGCAAAATAGACTTAGAGACTTTCAAACTTCCTCTCCGCTCCCCTACATAGTGATGGGTATTTTGCTCGCTGTGCTATTTGTATTAGGACTCATTTTTATTGTTAATCAGGTGCTCGCCTAG
- the rpe gene encoding ribulose-phosphate 3-epimerase — protein sequence MRPFLIAPSILSADFARLGEDVDAVLNAGADVVHFDVMDNHYVPNLTIGPMVCKALRDYGVTADIDVHLMVKPVDRLIPDFAKAGASIITFHPEASEHLDRSLQLIKESGCKAGLVFNPGTPLHYLDHVMDKLDVILLMSVNPGFGGQSFIPSTLDKLRQVRKLIDDSGFDIRLEVDGGVKVDNIAEIAAAGADMFVAGSAIFNKPDYKAVIDEMRAELASVEA from the coding sequence ATGCGTCCATTTTTGATTGCTCCCTCTATTTTGTCTGCAGATTTCGCTCGCCTAGGCGAAGACGTTGATGCGGTATTGAACGCGGGTGCCGATGTTGTCCATTTTGATGTAATGGATAACCACTATGTACCAAATTTGACCATAGGTCCTATGGTATGCAAAGCATTGCGTGATTACGGTGTAACGGCAGATATTGACGTGCATTTAATGGTTAAACCTGTTGATCGTCTAATCCCTGATTTTGCTAAAGCGGGCGCCTCAATCATCACCTTTCACCCGGAAGCGAGCGAACATTTAGATCGTAGCTTACAACTTATCAAAGAGTCTGGTTGTAAAGCAGGCTTAGTGTTTAACCCAGGCACGCCATTGCATTATTTAGATCATGTAATGGATAAGCTAGATGTCATTTTGTTGATGTCAGTAAACCCAGGTTTTGGTGGGCAGTCGTTTATCCCGTCAACGTTAGACAAATTACGTCAGGTGCGTAAGTTGATTGACGACAGTGGGTTTGATATCCGTCTTGAAGTAGATGGTGGCGTTAAAGTGGATAATATCGCTGAAATTGCTGCTGCAGGCGCAGATATGTTTGTTGCAGGCTCTGCTATTTTCAACAAGCCAGACTACAAAGCGGTTATCGACGAAATGCGTGCCGAACTGGCTAGCGTTGAGGCATAG
- a CDS encoding phosphoglycolate phosphatase: MTDFSQIKAVAFDLDGTLIDSVPDLAAATNATLQELELPLSTELQVRSWVGNGAEMLMRRALNFALNTEVSDAKLAACMPRFMHFYQQNLQQHSRLYDNVEQVLKQLRSAGYQLAIVTNKPFEFTVPLLKAFNLDSYFSIVLGGDSLAKMKPDPLPLTHIMQQWQLKPEQLLMVGDSKNDILAAKAAAIGSIGLTYGYNYGEDIGLSGPTAVCEQFSEISALLK, translated from the coding sequence ATGACAGATTTTAGTCAAATAAAAGCCGTCGCATTTGACTTAGATGGAACGCTAATTGATAGCGTTCCTGATCTTGCTGCTGCGACCAATGCGACTTTGCAAGAGCTTGAATTGCCGCTGAGTACCGAGTTACAAGTACGCAGTTGGGTCGGTAATGGTGCTGAGATGTTGATGCGCCGAGCACTCAACTTTGCGCTTAATACCGAGGTTAGTGACGCGAAGCTTGCTGCATGTATGCCAAGGTTTATGCACTTTTATCAACAAAACTTACAGCAGCATAGCCGCTTGTATGACAATGTAGAGCAGGTACTAAAGCAACTGCGCTCTGCTGGCTACCAGTTGGCAATCGTCACCAATAAGCCATTCGAATTTACTGTGCCATTACTTAAAGCGTTTAACCTAGACAGCTATTTTTCGATAGTGCTAGGTGGGGATTCATTAGCCAAAATGAAACCCGATCCGCTACCATTGACACACATTATGCAGCAGTGGCAGCTTAAGCCTGAGCAGCTATTAATGGTTGGCGACTCAAAAAATGACATATTAGCGGCAAAAGCTGCGGCTATCGGCTCAATAGGCTTGACCTATGGCTACAACTACGGTGAAGATATTGGCCTAAGCGGCCCGACTGCCGTATGTGAACAATTTAGTGAAATTTCCGCGTTACTAAAGTAA
- the trpS gene encoding tryptophan--tRNA ligase produces the protein MTTPLTKPVVLSGAQPSGALTIGNYMGALRQWVAMQDSHDCLYCVVDLHAITVRQDPVKLREACLDTLALYLACGVDPKKSTVFIQSQVPQHTQLGWALNCYTQMGELNRMTQFKDKSQKHANNINVGLFGYPVLMAADILLYQANEIPVGQDQKQHLELTRDIATRFNNAYGETFVVPEPFIPEHGAKVMSLQDPLKKMSKSDDNRNNVIELLEDPKAIMKKIKKAMTDGQEPPMVRFDAQEKPGVSNLLSLMSGCTGQSIAALEAEFEGKMYGHLKVATGEAVVNMLEPIQQRFKEYRADQTFLNQVMQDGAEKAQARAEVTIKQVYEKIGLIV, from the coding sequence ATGACGACCCCTCTAACGAAACCTGTAGTCCTAAGTGGTGCTCAGCCCTCAGGTGCACTTACCATTGGTAACTATATGGGCGCGTTACGTCAATGGGTTGCTATGCAAGATAGTCATGATTGCCTTTATTGCGTCGTTGACCTGCATGCAATCACCGTGAGACAAGATCCGGTTAAATTACGTGAAGCTTGTCTTGATACTCTAGCGCTATATTTGGCCTGTGGTGTCGACCCTAAAAAGAGCACGGTATTTATTCAGTCTCAAGTGCCACAGCATACACAGTTAGGTTGGGCGTTGAATTGTTACACCCAGATGGGTGAACTGAACCGCATGACGCAGTTTAAAGACAAATCACAAAAGCATGCCAATAACATTAACGTTGGTTTGTTTGGTTACCCAGTGCTAATGGCTGCGGATATTCTGCTGTATCAGGCTAATGAGATCCCTGTAGGCCAAGATCAAAAGCAACATTTGGAGCTGACTCGTGATATCGCGACTCGCTTTAACAATGCTTACGGCGAAACCTTTGTCGTACCAGAGCCGTTTATCCCTGAGCATGGCGCTAAGGTGATGTCGCTGCAAGATCCGCTAAAGAAGATGTCTAAGTCTGACGATAACCGTAATAATGTTATTGAGTTGCTAGAAGATCCAAAAGCGATCATGAAGAAGATCAAAAAGGCGATGACTGATGGCCAAGAGCCACCAATGGTGCGTTTCGACGCCCAAGAAAAGCCTGGTGTATCCAACCTTCTGAGCCTAATGTCAGGCTGCACGGGTCAGTCAATCGCAGCGCTAGAGGCTGAGTTTGAAGGTAAGATGTATGGTCATTTAAAAGTGGCTACCGGTGAAGCTGTTGTAAACATGCTTGAACCAATTCAGCAACGCTTTAAAGAGTATCGCGCTGATCAAACATTCTTGAATCAAGTGATGCAAGATGGTGCAGAGAAAGCACAAGCCCGAGCTGAAGTGACAATCAAGCAAGTGTACGAAAAGATCGGTCTTATCGTTTAA
- a CDS encoding DMT family transporter gives MKSNVMIGIGLLIFGNLFSALYDVSIKWMPDGSNAATFLLIRQVMSVLMLLPLWFVARCPTSKHFKLHIFRANTGALGAVCLIMGLMALPMATVSSLFFSAPLIIVLLGCVLLKEKVTPSQWLATILGFIGILILLRPSEINWFGVAVLIAALTFAINQLALRKLPTTENPTVTLMLYNALSIPLVAVMVAVQGLAGVSWQLVAIAALSNSFLLAYHWFCVLAYRQAKASQVAIAEYSGLLFCVFFGWLLFEEWLDTLSWVGAAFIVLPSLISPWLNHKMVTSNPKKIIERNA, from the coding sequence ATGAAGTCAAATGTGATGATTGGCATTGGATTACTGATATTCGGTAATCTATTTAGCGCGCTGTATGATGTATCGATTAAGTGGATGCCTGATGGCAGTAACGCTGCAACGTTTTTGCTCATTCGTCAGGTAATGTCTGTTTTAATGCTGTTACCATTATGGTTTGTTGCTCGATGCCCAACTTCCAAGCACTTTAAATTGCACATATTTAGGGCTAACACCGGGGCGTTAGGGGCTGTGTGCTTAATAATGGGATTAATGGCGCTACCCATGGCAACAGTGAGTTCGCTGTTTTTTTCGGCGCCGTTAATCATTGTTTTACTTGGCTGCGTGCTGCTTAAGGAGAAAGTCACTCCGTCGCAATGGCTCGCAACTATTCTCGGCTTTATTGGGATCTTAATCTTGCTAAGACCAAGCGAGATAAATTGGTTTGGAGTCGCAGTACTTATAGCTGCATTAACCTTTGCGATTAACCAGCTGGCACTGCGCAAGCTGCCAACCACAGAGAACCCAACAGTGACACTTATGCTGTATAACGCACTGAGTATTCCGCTGGTGGCCGTTATGGTTGCAGTTCAAGGATTAGCGGGCGTTAGTTGGCAGCTGGTAGCCATTGCGGCGCTGAGCAATAGCTTTTTACTGGCATATCATTGGTTTTGTGTATTGGCATATCGCCAAGCAAAAGCAAGCCAGGTTGCAATTGCTGAGTATAGTGGACTGCTTTTTTGTGTCTTCTTCGGTTGGTTGTTGTTCGAGGAATGGTTAGATACATTAAGTTGGGTCGGTGCCGCATTTATTGTATTGCCGTCGCTTATCTCGCCATGGCTAAATCATAAAATGGTTACCAGCAATCCAAAAAAAATCATCGAGCGCAATGCTTGA